In a genomic window of Arachnia rubra:
- a CDS encoding nuclear transport factor 2 family protein: MSCDHQVTEQLLALEPVFHHEELGAGREVFENMTAPGFWEVGASGRVYTRDFVIEALVDRYSRPHEDVWVIHDFQARQLSDGLWLATYELDQEGRRSRRATIWRRTPSRWVVEYHQGTLL; this comes from the coding sequence ATGAGCTGCGACCATCAGGTCACTGAGCAGCTCCTGGCACTTGAGCCGGTTTTCCACCATGAGGAGCTGGGTGCAGGCCGTGAGGTGTTCGAGAACATGACCGCCCCCGGCTTCTGGGAGGTTGGGGCCAGCGGGCGCGTCTACACGCGGGACTTTGTCATCGAGGCGCTGGTCGACCGGTACTCCCGACCGCATGAGGACGTCTGGGTCATCCACGATTTCCAGGCCCGACAGCTCAGCGACGGCCTCTGGCTTGCCACCTACGAACTCGACCAGGAAGGACGGCGCAGCCGCCGCGCAACCATCTGGCGGCGCACCCCTTCCCGCTGGGTCGTGGAATATCACCAGGGCACCCTCCTGTGA